Proteins found in one Malassezia vespertilionis chromosome 5, complete sequence genomic segment:
- a CDS encoding uncharacterized protein (COG:Q; EggNog:ENOG503NU8H): MENSLPTPRARANVSYVLESVGHTLFEDRPVRPLTPHEVRVNVRQTGLCGSDCHYKTHGQIGDFVLRAPMVLGHESAGIITEVGSAVTNRKVGDRVALEPGVPCLACDECIGGTYNQCLALVFAATPPYDGTLATYYNIHASFAHPLPHSLSLEAGSLMEPLSVAVHATVARGQVRALENVLVFGAGPVGLLIAAVARAYGARRVVSVDLIDEKLAFAKSFCATSTFKPVLPAAGTFGMDNTRRNMEALVEREGLQREGGFDLVLDATGALSCLQMAAFAGRPRGRIVTVGMGNPVATLPLTHMLVKEMVMLGSFRYGAGDFEKSIALVSDGLINVERLVTHRYLFEDADKAFATTELGKGEDGRFAIKVQLCQGAAS, encoded by the coding sequence ATGGAAAACagcttgccgacgccgcgcgcgcgcgcgaatgtGTCTTACGTGCTCGAGTCCGTGGGGCATACTCTCTTTGAGGACCGGCCCGTGCGTCCTCTTACGCCGCACGAGGTGCGCGTGAATGTGCGCCAAACGGGCCTGTGCGGCTCTGACTGCCACTACAAGACCCACGGCCAAATCGGCGACTttgtgctgcgtgcgcccatGGTGCTGGGCCATGAGTCTGCAGGCATCATTACAGAGGTGGGAAGTGCCGTTACAAACCGCAAGGTGGGcgatcgcgtcgcgctcgagcctGGCGTGCCGTGTCTGGCGTGCGACGAATGCATCGGCGGCACGTACAACCAGTGCCTGGCCCTTGTATTTGCAGCGACGCCTCCTTACGATGGGACGCTTGCTACATACTACAATATTCATGCGTCGTTTGCTCATCCATTACCCCACTCGCTCTCGCTCGAGGCGGGCTCGCTGATGGAGCCGCTGAGCGTcgccgtgcatgcgaccgtggcgcgcggccaggtgcgtgcgctggagaaTGTGCTCGTGTTTGGCGCGGGGCCTGTAGGGCTGCTGATTGCCGCGGTAGCGCGtgcgtacggcgcgcggcgcgtcgtgaGTGTCGACCTGATCGACGAGAAGCTTGCGTTCGCCAAGTCGTTTTGCGCTACCTCCACGTTCAAGCCCGTGCTGCCTGCAGCCGGCACGTTTGGTATGGATAATACACGCCGCAACATGGAGGCacttgtcgagcgcgagggCCTCCAGCGCGAGGGCGGCTTTGATCTCGTCCTCGACGCGACCGGCGCGCTGTCGTGCCTGCAGATGGCGGCGTTTGCGGGCCGTCCACGCGGTAGGATTGTGACGGTGGGAATGGGAAATCCCGTCGCGACGCTCCCGCTGACGCATATGCTCGTCAAGGAAATGGTCATGCTCGGCTCTTTCCGCTACGGCGCTGGCGATTTTGAGAAATCCATCGCGCTCGTCTCCGATGGCCTCATCAAtgtcgagcgcctcgtcacGCACAGGTACCTCTTCGAAGATGCAGACAAGGCATTTGCCACcaccgagctcggcaagggCGAGGACGGGCGCTTCGCCATTAAAGTCCAGCTgtgccaaggcgcggcgtcgtaG